TTTTTTGCGCTTCACGACTTTGACCGTAACGGTGTCCTTGATCGTGCCGAGATCGAAGCCATTTACGGCGTGCACCACTCGCTGTCGCGGAAACACTCGCCGAacgccgaggtgcacgACGAGAAGGCGGACAAGATTGTGCGCGaagtgctgcgccgcctcgacaaGAACCACGACTCGATGATTACGCGTGCCGAGTTCCTCGCGGGCGGTCCCAACGGACTTCCGCTCTTCCCCGAGTACGGCAAGCATACGCTTGGCCACCACTACGACGAGGAATCCGAGTTCTTTGTGCACCATGAATCCATCTACCACAAGAATGAGGAGGACCAGAAGGCCGAGGCCTACACACACGAAGAGGACTACGACCACTTTGCGAAGCACCGTGACATTGAgaacgaggaggaggatcGTGAGCGTATCGCCGAGGGTATGCCGACTATccaggaggaggagcgcctgaAGGAGGCCGCGGCCAATAAGGGCAAGGAATTCGAGAGCAAGTATGAGAAGCAGTTCACCCCGGAGGAGATGGAGCGTGCCAAGAAGGAGCACGCCAAGGatgtgctcggcgccgccggccgtgaGCTCGTCTCGAAGCAGCACGTCTTCAAGACGCCCAACGGCCCCCGGAAGGTCGAGGCCACCAAGGAGAATGTGATTTTCTCCGAGGGCAACTTTGGCGATGAGAATGCTCCTCCGGTCTTTGCCAATGGCGAGgacggtgcggcgcgggcgccggtCGACCACATTGATGGCGAGACGGAGCTTGCGCGCAAGATTCGCCTGgaccgcgcgcgccgcgaggcgagcgGCCGCCCCCGTTTCGGCTCGGGCAGCAACGGCTTCGCCAAGCCGCGTGAGGATGCCGACCGCCTCAAGCAGGGTGTGCCGTACAAGTACCGTGTCAAGAAGCCGGGATTTTTGGTACGTCGGGAcgactaacgcagcgcGAACTTTAGATAGGGTATGACTAGCTATTAGGAACGAGCGTTGAGCATAGTTTCCCGCAGGGCCTTGAGGctctgctcggcgtggccGCTGCGGATGGattcgcgcgcgagctcggtgcACTGCTTCAGGTTGCCGTTGCCAAAGCCGGCAACGTACAGCACCGAGGCCGCTTGAATGAGCGTGTAGTCGTAGATCGCGCCGAGGTTGACTCCTTCGGGGATcggctcgaggcgcgtcgcaggcgAGTCGGGTTCGACAATGAGCGGCTCTTTGAGTTTTTCGTCGGCAGGCAGCGTCGCATCGGTAAAGAagcgcacgacgaccgAGGCATTTTGTGCCGCTGTACCGCACCGCACATCCTCCAGAGGGTGAGTGGGCAGGCCGAAATCAGCAGGCGAGACCACTTTGTACTCCACGCGGTTGTCCTTCACCTCCCAGACATCCGTGGGGCCCGACGGACTGATCTCGTCCAGCCCCTCTTGGCCACAGACGACCCACACATGTTCCATGCCGGCAAGACGCAGCGTGTTTGCATACGTCTCGCCAAGGCCCGACGAGTGCACGCCATAgacgcctcgcgcaggccgtgcgGGGTTGATCAAGGGGCCGAGAATGTTGAAGAGCGTCGGAAacccgagcgacgcgcggatcggcgcaagcggcgccaTGGCGCTGTGGAACTTGGGCGCAAAGAGGAATGTACAtgcgagcgactcgagcaaGGGCGCCATATCCGCCGGCGCAACGTCCATCAGCGGCACGCCCAGCGCAATGAGCAGCTccgccgagcccgacgtcgaggacgacgcacggccgccgtgcTTGCACACGCGCATCCCCTCGACACCCGCGGCAACAAACGAGGCAGTGGTAGAGACATTAAAGGTATccttgccgtcgccgccggtACCGACCATGTCGACAAACCCGCCGTaggacgacgcggcggaaGGCCGTGCGGGGGGGAGCGACatcggcgccgcgagcttcagcagcgtctcgcgcaTAAAAGCCAAAGTGCGAGGAGCCATGTCGAGCCCAGtgacgcgcagcgccgtgagcgcagcgccgatcGCGGCACTGTTCTGTGCATCCCCCGTGAATTCCACATCGGccaggtgcgcgaggagcgtctcgagctcttCATCTGTCAGCTTGGGGCCGGCAGGACGAAGCGAGCCGCTAGGAGGCGGGGGTGGCGAGATGCtcagcacgagctgcttAAGCACCGGCTTAAAGGTCGCGAGCGTATGCGCCATGGTGAACCGTTAGACCAGGACCGATCCCCCGCGCTCCACTCGCGTCATCGCCCCGGCCGAAAGCGGCTTTTCTGGCCAGCGGGGGCGCAACCCGACCTGCGAGAGTCCAGGCGCGGTTCATTTGCTGACCATGGGCAAGGCACAGTCGAAACTCTCCCCCGAGCAGTTGTCCGATCTGCAGAAGAACACTTACTGTATGTATGAGGCATAAACACCTATGCTGACCGACCAGTCGACCGTAAGGAGCTGCAGCAATGGTAGGTGGTCGCTGTCTTATTTCAGGTACAAGGGATTCATGAATGACTGCCCTTCTGGCGTGCTGGACAAGGCGGAATTCGCGCGGATATACAAGCAGTTCTTCCCCTTTGGCGATCCCACTGTTCTGGCAGAATACGTGTTCAACGTCTTTGACGAGAACAAGAACGGGTCGATCGACTTCAAGGAGTTTATTTGTGCGCTGAGCATCACGAGCCGTGGTCGCCTGGACGAGAAGCTGCGTTGGGCGTTCCAGCTCTACGACATCGATGGTGACGGGACGATCACCTACAATGAAATGCTCAGTACGTACCGCGCGCCACTGACACAGCCATTGTGCGTGCCATCTACAAGATGACCGGACAAATGGTCAAGCTGCCGGAAGACGAGGACACTCCGGAGAAGCGCGTTGAGAAGATCTTCCGTATGATGGATCGCGACAAAAACTCGGAGCGTACGTATTCTATCTCACCCAGTGTCGTTCGAGGAGTTCAAGGAGGGCTCCAAGCAAGACCCATCGATCGTCCAGGCACTTTCCTTGTACGATGGGCTTGTGTAAATGCTATCGGGGTGGATTGTAGATTTTGTGTCCTCACCCGTGCTGGTTTCTTTGGGCAAGCTATGCGGCCTTGTATTATATCCCGTCGCTAGTATTGAATTCGATGTCCCGGCTATGTAGGATTcatctcgacgagcgcgttcGAGTGCAAATGCTCGATCCATGCACGCAAATAGGTCCGCGAAACCGAGTTATCTTGGGAACTTCCCACAATCGtgtccgcgtcgccgaccacgACAAGCTGCCGCTTGGCACGGGTCATTGCCACGTTCATGCGGCGCTTTTCGCTCAAAAACCCAatctcgtgcgcctcgttgGAACGCACCAGAGAGATGATCACCACCTCTTTTTCACGGCCTTGCATGCCATCGACCGTGCCCACCTCAATCTCAGGGCCATAGACGCgacgcagctgcgtgcTCAGCAGGTCCACTTGCGACGCATAGGGCGAGAGGACCGCAATCGAAGACAAGGGGACCCCGTGTTCGACAAGCAGCGCAATGTGGCGCTCTACCAACATCGCCTCGTTTTCAttgcagcgcgacgtggaCTGGAGGAGTGAGCCTTGGCTCTCATCCTCATCCGCAACGCGCTCCAGCATCCCAGTGCCAGTGGTATCATAAAAGACCAGGGGGGCGGTCCAGAGTTCATCATCCTCCTCGCCTTCATTCGGCTGCGCCACAGACTCGAGGTCGTGCATCCGAATCGATGCATTGCTTTCGTGCGCCGTC
This is a stretch of genomic DNA from Malassezia japonica chromosome 3, complete sequence. It encodes these proteins:
- a CDS encoding uncharacterized protein (SECRETED:SignalP(1-23); EggNog:ENOG503P1RW; COG:A), yielding MRTSVLGGTVLLLAAAAVAPVAARNAAPAKGKEPKAPQTTENYMQEHMASEHHIGAFDLASFFALHDFDRNGVLDRAEIEAIYGVHHSLSRKHSPNAEVHDEKADKIVREVLRRLDKNHDSMITRAEFLAGGPNGLPLFPEYGKHTLGHHYDEESEFFVHHESIYHKNEEDQKAEAYTHEEDYDHFAKHRDIENEEEDRERIAEGMPTIQEEERLKEAAANKGKEFESKYEKQFTPEEMERAKKEHAKDVLGAAGRELVSKQHVFKTPNGPRKVEATKENVIFSEGNFGDENAPPVFANGEDGAARAPVDHIDGETELARKIRLDRARREASGRPRFGSGSNGFAKPREDADRLKQGVPYKYRVKKPGFLREL
- the ncs1 gene encoding Calcium-binding protein NCS-1 (EggNog:ENOG503NWK4; BUSCO:EOG09264RR2; COG:T), giving the protein MGKAQSKLSPEQLSDLQKNTYCMYKGFMNDCPSGVLDKAEFARIYKQFFPFGDPTVLAEYVFNVFDENKNGSIDFKEFICALSITSRGRLDEKLRWAFQLYDIDGDGTITYNEMLTIVRAIYKMTGQMVKLPEDEDTPEKRVEKIFRMMDRDKNSELSFEEFKEGSKQDPSIVQALSLYDGLV
- the TRP4 gene encoding anthranilate phosphoribosyltransferase (COG:E; BUSCO:EOG09262N10; EggNog:ENOG503NWSM) → MAHTLATFKPVLKQLVLSISPPPPPSGSLRPAGPKLTDEELETLLAHLADVEFTGDAQNSAAIGAALTALRVTGLDMAPRTLAFMRETLLKLAAPMSLPPARPSAASSYGGFVDMVGTGGDGKDTFNVSTTASFVAAGVEGMRVCKHGGRASSSTSGSAELLIALGVPLMDVAPADMAPLLESLACTFLFAPKFHSAMAPLAPIRASLGFPTLFNILGPLINPARPARGVYGVHSSGLGETYANTLRLAGMEHVWVVCGQEGLDEISPSGPTDVWEVKDNRVEYKVVSPADFGLPTHPLEDVRCGTAAQNASVVVRFFTDATLPADEKLKEPLIVEPDSPATRLEPIPEGVNLGAIYDYTLIQAASVLYVAGFGNGNLKQCTELARESIRSGHAEQSLKALRETMLNARS